Proteins encoded together in one Thermomonospora curvata DSM 43183 window:
- the argJ gene encoding bifunctional glutamate N-acetyltransferase/amino-acid acetyltransferase ArgJ gives MSVTAPLGFRAAGVAAGIKGGEARDLALVVNDGPSRAAAGVFTRNRVKAAPVLWSQQVLRGGRVRAVVLNSGGANACTGAPGFQDTHATAEKVGQVLQDSAGEIAVCSTGLIGERLPMDKLLPAIDVAAGQLSRDGGLAAADAIRTTDKVAKIAFRRADGYTIGGMAKGAGMLAPSLATMLCVLTTDADLDSAALDRALRAATAVTFDRLDTDGCISTNDTVLLLASGASGTTPDEAEFTALLTEVCADLTRQLLNDAEGASKTIAIEVVGAASDFDAVTVGRAIARNNLLKCAIHGEDPNWGRVLAAVGSTEAVFEPDKINVAINGVWVCRGGAVGDDRGKVDLSPREVTITVDLSAGPASATVWTTDLTAEYVHENSAYST, from the coding sequence GTGAGCGTTACCGCTCCCCTCGGATTCCGCGCCGCCGGCGTCGCCGCCGGCATCAAAGGCGGCGAGGCGCGCGATCTGGCCCTGGTCGTCAACGACGGGCCGTCCCGCGCCGCGGCCGGGGTCTTCACCCGCAACCGGGTCAAGGCCGCCCCCGTCCTGTGGTCCCAGCAGGTGCTGCGCGGCGGCCGGGTGCGCGCGGTGGTGCTCAACTCCGGCGGCGCCAACGCCTGCACCGGCGCCCCCGGCTTCCAGGACACCCACGCCACCGCCGAGAAGGTCGGCCAGGTGCTGCAGGACTCCGCCGGCGAGATCGCGGTCTGCTCCACCGGCCTGATCGGCGAGCGACTGCCCATGGACAAGCTGCTGCCGGCGATCGACGTGGCCGCCGGGCAGCTGTCCCGCGACGGCGGGCTGGCCGCCGCCGACGCCATCCGCACCACCGACAAGGTCGCCAAGATCGCCTTCCGGCGCGCCGACGGCTACACCATCGGCGGCATGGCCAAGGGCGCCGGCATGCTGGCCCCCTCGCTGGCCACCATGCTGTGCGTGCTGACCACCGACGCCGACCTGGACTCCGCCGCGCTGGATCGGGCGCTGCGCGCGGCCACCGCGGTCACCTTCGACCGCCTCGACACCGACGGGTGCATCTCCACCAACGACACCGTGCTGCTGCTGGCCTCCGGCGCCAGCGGCACCACCCCCGATGAGGCGGAGTTCACCGCGCTGCTCACCGAGGTCTGCGCCGACCTGACCCGCCAGCTGCTCAACGACGCCGAAGGCGCCTCCAAGACCATCGCCATCGAGGTCGTCGGCGCCGCCAGCGACTTCGACGCCGTCACCGTCGGCCGCGCCATCGCCCGCAACAACCTCCTCAAGTGCGCCATCCACGGCGAGGACCCCAACTGGGGCCGGGTGCTGGCGGCGGTCGGCTCCACCGAGGCCGTCTTCGAACCCGACAAGATCAACGTGGCCATCAACGGGGTGTGGGTGTGCCGGGGCGGCGCGGTCGGCGACGACCGCGGCAAGGTCGACCTGAGCCCCCGCGAGGTGACCATCACCGTGGACCTGTCGGCGGGCCCGGCCTCGGCGACCGTCTGGACGACCGACCTGACCGCCGAGTACGTCCACGAGAACTCGGCGTACTCCACGTGA